A single Orcinus orca chromosome 2, mOrcOrc1.1, whole genome shotgun sequence DNA region contains:
- the SKIC8 gene encoding SKI8 subunit of superkiller complex protein isoform X1 produces MTNQYSILFKQEQAHDDAIWSVAWGTNKKENSETVVTGSLDDLVKVWKWRDEKLDLQWSLEGHQLGVVSVDISHTLPIAASSSLDAHIRLWDLENGKQIKSIDAGPVDAWTLAFSPDSQYLATGTHVGKVNIFGVESGKKEYSLDTRGKFILSIAYSPDGKYLASGAIDGIINIFDIATGKLLHTLEGHAMPIRSLTFSPDSQLLVTASDDGYIKIYDVQHANLAGTLSGHASWVLNVAFCPDDTHFVSSSSDKSVKVWDVGTRTCVHTFFDHQDQVWGVKYNGNGSKIVSVGDDQEIHIYDCPI; encoded by the exons CCCATGATGATGCCATTTGGTCAGTTGCCTGGGGgacaaacaagaaagaaaactctgaGACGGTGGTCACAGGATCCCTGGATGACCTGGTGAAGGTCTGGAAATG GCGTGATGAGAAGCTGGACCTACAGTGGAGTCTGGAGGGCCATCAGCTGGGTGTGGTGTCTGTGGACATCAGCCACACCCTGCCCATTGCTGCGTCCAGTTCTCTTGATGCTCATATTCGTCTCTGGGACTTGGAAAACGGCAAACAGATAAAGTCTATAGATGCAGGACCTG tgGATGCCTGGACTTTGGCCTTTTCTCCTGATTCCCAGTATCTGGCCACAGGAACTCATGTGGGGAAAGTGAACATTTTTGGTGTGGAAAGTGGGAAAAAGGAATATTCTTTGGACACAAGAGGAAAATTCATTCTTAGTATTGCATAT AGTCCTGATGGGAAGTATCTGGCCAGTGGAGCCATAGACGGAATCATCAATATTTTTGATATTGCAACCGGGAAACTTCTGCACACGCTGGAAG GCCACGCTATGCCCATTCGCTCCTTGACTTTTTCCCCGGATTCGCAGCTCCTTGTCACTGCTTCAGATGATGGCTACATCAAGATCTATGATGT ACAGCACGCTAACTTGGCTGGCACATTGAGTGGCCATGCATCCTGGGTGCTGAACGTTGCATTTTGTCCTGATGACACACACTTTGTTTCCAG ctcatctgacaaaagtgtaaaagtTTGGGATGTTGGAACGAGGACTTGTGTTCACACCTTCTTTGATCACCAGGATCAG gTCTGGGGAGTAAAATACAATGGAAATGGCTCAAAGATTGTGTCTGTCGGAGATGATCAGGAAATTCACATCTACGATTGTCCAATTTAA
- the SKIC8 gene encoding SKI8 subunit of superkiller complex protein isoform X2, with amino-acid sequence MPQLIWGAHDDAIWSVAWGTNKKENSETVVTGSLDDLVKVWKWRDEKLDLQWSLEGHQLGVVSVDISHTLPIAASSSLDAHIRLWDLENGKQIKSIDAGPVDAWTLAFSPDSQYLATGTHVGKVNIFGVESGKKEYSLDTRGKFILSIAYSPDGKYLASGAIDGIINIFDIATGKLLHTLEGHAMPIRSLTFSPDSQLLVTASDDGYIKIYDVQHANLAGTLSGHASWVLNVAFCPDDTHFVSSSSDKSVKVWDVGTRTCVHTFFDHQDQVWGVKYNGNGSKIVSVGDDQEIHIYDCPI; translated from the exons CCCATGATGATGCCATTTGGTCAGTTGCCTGGGGgacaaacaagaaagaaaactctgaGACGGTGGTCACAGGATCCCTGGATGACCTGGTGAAGGTCTGGAAATG GCGTGATGAGAAGCTGGACCTACAGTGGAGTCTGGAGGGCCATCAGCTGGGTGTGGTGTCTGTGGACATCAGCCACACCCTGCCCATTGCTGCGTCCAGTTCTCTTGATGCTCATATTCGTCTCTGGGACTTGGAAAACGGCAAACAGATAAAGTCTATAGATGCAGGACCTG tgGATGCCTGGACTTTGGCCTTTTCTCCTGATTCCCAGTATCTGGCCACAGGAACTCATGTGGGGAAAGTGAACATTTTTGGTGTGGAAAGTGGGAAAAAGGAATATTCTTTGGACACAAGAGGAAAATTCATTCTTAGTATTGCATAT AGTCCTGATGGGAAGTATCTGGCCAGTGGAGCCATAGACGGAATCATCAATATTTTTGATATTGCAACCGGGAAACTTCTGCACACGCTGGAAG GCCACGCTATGCCCATTCGCTCCTTGACTTTTTCCCCGGATTCGCAGCTCCTTGTCACTGCTTCAGATGATGGCTACATCAAGATCTATGATGT ACAGCACGCTAACTTGGCTGGCACATTGAGTGGCCATGCATCCTGGGTGCTGAACGTTGCATTTTGTCCTGATGACACACACTTTGTTTCCAG ctcatctgacaaaagtgtaaaagtTTGGGATGTTGGAACGAGGACTTGTGTTCACACCTTCTTTGATCACCAGGATCAG gTCTGGGGAGTAAAATACAATGGAAATGGCTCAAAGATTGTGTCTGTCGGAGATGATCAGGAAATTCACATCTACGATTGTCCAATTTAA
- the DNAJA4 gene encoding dnaJ homolog subfamily A member 4 isoform X3, whose translation MDIFDMFFGGGGRMARERRGKNVVHQLSVTLEDLYNGVTKKLALQKNVICEKCEGVGGKKGSVEKCPVCKGRGMQIHIQQIGPGMVQQIQTVCIECKGQGERINPKDRCESCSGAKVIREKKIIEVHVEKGMKDGQKILFHGEGDQEPELEPGDVIIVLDQKDHSVFQRRGHDLIMKMKIQLSEALCGFKKMIETLDDRVLIITSKSGEVVKHGDLKCVRNEGMPIYKAPLEKGALIIQFLVIFPEKHWLSQENLLQLEALLPPRQEVRITDDMDQVELKEFNPNEQNWRQHREAYEEDDDGPRAGVQCQTA comes from the exons ATGGACATCTTTGACATGTTCTTTGGTGGCGGAGGACGGATGGCTAGAGAGAGAAGAG GCAAGAATGTTGTACATCAGTTGTCTGTAACTCTTGAAGATTTATATAATGGAGTCACAAAGAAATTGGCTCTCCAGAAAAATGTAATTTGTGAGAAATGTGAAG GCGTTGGTGGGAAGAAGGGATCTGTGGAGAAGTGCCCAGTGTGCAAGGGGCGAGGGATGCAGATTCACATCCAGCAGATCGGGCCGGGCATGGTGCAGCAGATCCAGACCGTGTGCATCGAGTGCAAGGGCCAGGGCGAGCGCATCAACCCCAAGGACCGCTGTGAAAGCTGCAGTGGTGCCAAGGTCATCCGAGAGAAGAAGATTATCGAGGTGCATGTGGAGAAAG GTATGAAAGATGGGCAAAAGATACTGTTTCATGGAGAAGGCGATCAGGAGCCTGAGCTGGAGCCTGGTGATGTCATAATTGTGCTTGATCAGAAGGATCATAGTGTCTTTCAGAGACGAGGCCATGACTtgatcatgaaaatgaaaattcagctTTCTGAAGCCCTTTGTGGCTTCAAGAAGATGATAGAAACACTGGATGATCGAGTCCTTATTATTACATCCAAATCAG GTGAGGTGGTAAAGCACGGGGACCTGAAATGTGTGCGTAATGAAGGAATGCCAATCTACAAAGCACCCCTGGAGAAAGGGGCTCTGATCATACAGTTTTTA GTTATTTTTCCTGAAAAACACTGGCTGTCTCAAGAGAACCTTCTCCAGCTGGAAGCTCTGCTCCCTCCTCGACAGGAAGTCAGGATTACAGATGACATGGATCAGGTGGAGCTGAAGGAGTTTAATCCCAATGAGCAGAACTGGCGCCAGCACAGGGAGGCCTACGAGGAGGATGATGACGGGCCCCGGGCCGGAGTGCAGTGCCAGACGGCATGA
- the DNAJA4 gene encoding dnaJ homolog subfamily A member 4 isoform X4 — protein sequence MQIHIQQIGPGMVQQIQTVCIECKGQGERINPKDRCESCSGAKVIREKKIIEVHVEKGMKDGQKILFHGEGDQEPELEPGDVIIVLDQKDHSVFQRRGHDLIMKMKIQLSEALCGFKKMIETLDDRVLIITSKSGEVVKHGDLKCVRNEGMPIYKAPLEKGALIIQFLVIFPEKHWLSQENLLQLEALLPPRQEVRITDDMDQVELKEFNPNEQNWRQHREAYEEDDDGPRAGVQCQTA from the exons ATGCAGATTCACATCCAGCAGATCGGGCCGGGCATGGTGCAGCAGATCCAGACCGTGTGCATCGAGTGCAAGGGCCAGGGCGAGCGCATCAACCCCAAGGACCGCTGTGAAAGCTGCAGTGGTGCCAAGGTCATCCGAGAGAAGAAGATTATCGAGGTGCATGTGGAGAAAG GTATGAAAGATGGGCAAAAGATACTGTTTCATGGAGAAGGCGATCAGGAGCCTGAGCTGGAGCCTGGTGATGTCATAATTGTGCTTGATCAGAAGGATCATAGTGTCTTTCAGAGACGAGGCCATGACTtgatcatgaaaatgaaaattcagctTTCTGAAGCCCTTTGTGGCTTCAAGAAGATGATAGAAACACTGGATGATCGAGTCCTTATTATTACATCCAAATCAG GTGAGGTGGTAAAGCACGGGGACCTGAAATGTGTGCGTAATGAAGGAATGCCAATCTACAAAGCACCCCTGGAGAAAGGGGCTCTGATCATACAGTTTTTA GTTATTTTTCCTGAAAAACACTGGCTGTCTCAAGAGAACCTTCTCCAGCTGGAAGCTCTGCTCCCTCCTCGACAGGAAGTCAGGATTACAGATGACATGGATCAGGTGGAGCTGAAGGAGTTTAATCCCAATGAGCAGAACTGGCGCCAGCACAGGGAGGCCTACGAGGAGGATGATGACGGGCCCCGGGCCGGAGTGCAGTGCCAGACGGCATGA
- the DNAJA4 gene encoding dnaJ homolog subfamily A member 4 isoform X2 — protein MARGGSQNWSSGYSDCRPEAQATGEKMVKETQYYDILGVKPSASPEEIKKAYRKLALKYHPDKNPDEGEKFKLISQAYEVLSDPKKRDIYDQGGEQAIKEGGSGSPSFSSPMDIFDMFFGGGGRMARERRGKNVVHQLSVTLEDLYNGVTKKLALQKNVICEKCEGVGGKKGSVEKCPVCKGRGMQIHIQQIGPGMVQQIQTVCIECKGQGERINPKDRCESCSGAKVIREKKIIEVHVEKGMKDGQKILFHGEGDQEPELEPGDVIIVLDQKDHSVFQRRGHDLIMKMKIQLSEALCGFKKMIETLDDRVLIITSKSGYFS, from the exons ATGGCCCGGGGCGGCAGTCAGAACTGGAGCTCCGGGTACTCAGACTGCAGGCCGGAGGCACAGGCGACCGG aGAAAAGATGGTGAAGGAGACCCAGTACTATGACATCCTGGGGGTGAAGCCCAGCGCCTCCCCGGAGGAGATCAAGAAGGCCTATCGGAAGCTGGCGCTCAAGTACCACCCGGACAAGAACCCGGATGAGGGCGAGAAG tttaAGCTCATATCCCAGGCATATGAAGTGCTTTCAGATCCAAAGAAAAGGGACATTTATGACCAGGGCGGCGAGCAGGCAATTAAGGAAGGAGGCTCAGGCAGCCCCAGCTTCTCTTCCCCCATGGACATCTTTGACATGTTCTTTGGTGGCGGAGGACGGATGGCTAGAGAGAGAAGAG GCAAGAATGTTGTACATCAGTTGTCTGTAACTCTTGAAGATTTATATAATGGAGTCACAAAGAAATTGGCTCTCCAGAAAAATGTAATTTGTGAGAAATGTGAAG GCGTTGGTGGGAAGAAGGGATCTGTGGAGAAGTGCCCAGTGTGCAAGGGGCGAGGGATGCAGATTCACATCCAGCAGATCGGGCCGGGCATGGTGCAGCAGATCCAGACCGTGTGCATCGAGTGCAAGGGCCAGGGCGAGCGCATCAACCCCAAGGACCGCTGTGAAAGCTGCAGTGGTGCCAAGGTCATCCGAGAGAAGAAGATTATCGAGGTGCATGTGGAGAAAG GTATGAAAGATGGGCAAAAGATACTGTTTCATGGAGAAGGCGATCAGGAGCCTGAGCTGGAGCCTGGTGATGTCATAATTGTGCTTGATCAGAAGGATCATAGTGTCTTTCAGAGACGAGGCCATGACTtgatcatgaaaatgaaaattcagctTTCTGAAGCCCTTTGTGGCTTCAAGAAGATGATAGAAACACTGGATGATCGAGTCCTTATTATTACATCCAAATCAG GTTATTTTTCCTGA
- the DNAJA4 gene encoding dnaJ homolog subfamily A member 4 isoform X1, translated as MARGGSQNWSSGYSDCRPEAQATGEKMVKETQYYDILGVKPSASPEEIKKAYRKLALKYHPDKNPDEGEKFKLISQAYEVLSDPKKRDIYDQGGEQAIKEGGSGSPSFSSPMDIFDMFFGGGGRMARERRGKNVVHQLSVTLEDLYNGVTKKLALQKNVICEKCEGVGGKKGSVEKCPVCKGRGMQIHIQQIGPGMVQQIQTVCIECKGQGERINPKDRCESCSGAKVIREKKIIEVHVEKGMKDGQKILFHGEGDQEPELEPGDVIIVLDQKDHSVFQRRGHDLIMKMKIQLSEALCGFKKMIETLDDRVLIITSKSGEVVKHGDLKCVRNEGMPIYKAPLEKGALIIQFLVIFPEKHWLSQENLLQLEALLPPRQEVRITDDMDQVELKEFNPNEQNWRQHREAYEEDDDGPRAGVQCQTA; from the exons ATGGCCCGGGGCGGCAGTCAGAACTGGAGCTCCGGGTACTCAGACTGCAGGCCGGAGGCACAGGCGACCGG aGAAAAGATGGTGAAGGAGACCCAGTACTATGACATCCTGGGGGTGAAGCCCAGCGCCTCCCCGGAGGAGATCAAGAAGGCCTATCGGAAGCTGGCGCTCAAGTACCACCCGGACAAGAACCCGGATGAGGGCGAGAAG tttaAGCTCATATCCCAGGCATATGAAGTGCTTTCAGATCCAAAGAAAAGGGACATTTATGACCAGGGCGGCGAGCAGGCAATTAAGGAAGGAGGCTCAGGCAGCCCCAGCTTCTCTTCCCCCATGGACATCTTTGACATGTTCTTTGGTGGCGGAGGACGGATGGCTAGAGAGAGAAGAG GCAAGAATGTTGTACATCAGTTGTCTGTAACTCTTGAAGATTTATATAATGGAGTCACAAAGAAATTGGCTCTCCAGAAAAATGTAATTTGTGAGAAATGTGAAG GCGTTGGTGGGAAGAAGGGATCTGTGGAGAAGTGCCCAGTGTGCAAGGGGCGAGGGATGCAGATTCACATCCAGCAGATCGGGCCGGGCATGGTGCAGCAGATCCAGACCGTGTGCATCGAGTGCAAGGGCCAGGGCGAGCGCATCAACCCCAAGGACCGCTGTGAAAGCTGCAGTGGTGCCAAGGTCATCCGAGAGAAGAAGATTATCGAGGTGCATGTGGAGAAAG GTATGAAAGATGGGCAAAAGATACTGTTTCATGGAGAAGGCGATCAGGAGCCTGAGCTGGAGCCTGGTGATGTCATAATTGTGCTTGATCAGAAGGATCATAGTGTCTTTCAGAGACGAGGCCATGACTtgatcatgaaaatgaaaattcagctTTCTGAAGCCCTTTGTGGCTTCAAGAAGATGATAGAAACACTGGATGATCGAGTCCTTATTATTACATCCAAATCAG GTGAGGTGGTAAAGCACGGGGACCTGAAATGTGTGCGTAATGAAGGAATGCCAATCTACAAAGCACCCCTGGAGAAAGGGGCTCTGATCATACAGTTTTTA GTTATTTTTCCTGAAAAACACTGGCTGTCTCAAGAGAACCTTCTCCAGCTGGAAGCTCTGCTCCCTCCTCGACAGGAAGTCAGGATTACAGATGACATGGATCAGGTGGAGCTGAAGGAGTTTAATCCCAATGAGCAGAACTGGCGCCAGCACAGGGAGGCCTACGAGGAGGATGATGACGGGCCCCGGGCCGGAGTGCAGTGCCAGACGGCATGA